In the genome of Calliopsis andreniformis isolate RMS-2024a chromosome 10, iyCalAndr_principal, whole genome shotgun sequence, one region contains:
- the Gw gene encoding trinucleotide repeat containing adaptor protein gawky isoform X2, whose translation MFPHNSSSHEISTETNAFVQNSMGDVVVLGKNSPIGVGKGKESENARYCDIEFINNNMMVKPINHLENTVANDFLTVLSSQTGKPILTSRGPICQSLASSTTKHPTKNHLLTYDDDDNNNINNINNNNDNNNPTVNNRSRRAKHNHQDDRRVTVDSATKRKSGEPGDQTSGSSANNSKSMSKTLSDNKTSFSVLTIRVLNVSVNLRLTGDKCAIGDGVPSLVRIPKSDRPSSGHFSLDSLDNYSLLGSCLHSGKYNNNKSNSSLLSNNNDNYKSVILLSSTSNHYFLLVEMDGGAIYAMRLGPYLGPFGFFMNSFDDLSSQCLHESQDEHFIIKTSSTDQIVQSRYSLIEFICKMMKISEGFLSNHFTSDRYWIGMNSDSKEASEDKLFNKTQDVKFSYIHFKLLQVLIKFVSRNSTSEKINLTENSLQLMKPSRGAERSLEAVQNIALIEIRWSLCITLSVNASSLIFMKINSKIKEMLKSVTLDILFIDNGTAVTSYRRVMASDELYKSDRSSNGESDLTEDGEKVATSSSITLIVPGNELTDQPPRPLPSRNAPKRAQSSPPWLDLVASELTQRACVPLSLDCKLYVVKLSCKAIRGCSITWKGIPSHETNYKRAHLNVQSLDIFSNTEKILALEIYDFTIPKKRNLETILSEYFERNLLFSQRMVSSFLAATARTCIWISKEESSLNRFWEMLEDMNIGNGVPDEQDLGVSLTVAPRELDNGGFPAVGDLAQRVSRVFRTIYSELLTSENGSLNWLIRTMISEGKTAEMLSWGMTGISDVATITVGALSFQDTVKSNEPSGAYFASYRYSGPRGPEFVKSLSKSTIGDRFRAKGENRAEFALYIPTMTTCKPTMTLTRQSASRLIGVPGSRPNYFKTWPDQLHTPHDFYDGLPNFLMRCYEENEGDLSTRFGSNERIILRNTRAIKSQAMVHSTSNQYHESRTLCLCRLERNDSREDLSSLIKRVKLEYQILLTNSLKSLCDLYRVKEIYKVRHTINFTPFTLEDSVLRTAQTDDEEHVSLPYLKTDAAGGLHDFNHSDGCETHIHTNDNTEFPEVTTPSAELKDYSTKSPIDLKLENQEATLKNANRVHLIDLARSLIAASMGISTATVQFNKSYLKRVLNVLFGPACNLDDPNLGYKQRWGIPSILRLAGGGESSLNSGGAANWGSAQASTTNNNNNNQSAWGGGSGNSSGNSGAPGNWTGNNVNRSVAGNPNSNQSQGPLGGQNVPGNVNKMNTPNQQSNQQAGPPTSQSSSTTQSGQNNNQWPQGKSNNPGGPGQNPSVQNNNNNNTTQQQQQQQQQQQQQSNSSSNNNQSNNQAQGSINSTNTSASNNPSTKQQLEQLNSMREALFSQDGWGRQHVNQDTNWDISTSPEPSVTKDGGPVWKPPVNNGTDLWEANIRNGGQPPPQQQPKTPWGHTPATNIGGTWGEDDDAADSSNMWTGAPTSSQPNSAAGQWTTGTSNQAGMWGGSNWADPRIDHRDPRDIHSVDPREMRDPRDHRMSLDPREHIRVMDPMARDPRMTDMRGDPRGISGRLNGANADAMWGQPPGPPHHQMAHQHPSGPPAKMLNPSSINQWAAPPPKDIMPGKPSGWEEPSPPTQRRNVPNYDDGTSLWGNPASNHRTMPGSKVTQWTDPTKNLGRGGMQCPPGMPQNRMPGQPGMKPDVSGPMWGHPGAPGGRNGSWTEGPQDTGSWDDPKTPSTWNEAQLNPGTWGGPSTHKPKPMGPAGSWADTDMDPSPSWGHPTKPTLTKEVIWNSREFRYLCDLGFKKDDVELALRNREMNREEALELLSQLRPLEQWRRHDANSTYDPANQASTAPAYPRFNHVAQQMSFPPSAGVPSGNTTSSVGGSVASASLLKLQQQQQAAVPLQQQPGSNAPQPPFNQASRAPQNQPSTQQLRMLVQQIQLAVQEGYLNHQILNQPLAPQTLILLNQLLQQIKVLQQLHQQHSVQSTMKGNGQSVLQISVQITKTKQQIANLQNQIAVQQATYMKQQQQQQQQQQQQQQQQQQQSHPAPPSQSSEYYKSSVHDPMSALQNSFTDLTMNKEPPISQQQSRLNQWKLPSLDKDGELAPNEFSRAPGTTSKPAATSAGLTQSHSSPNMNPLLGQGDGTWSTRLGESGWPDPGNTDSTDGKDWQPTGAAAFTDLVPEFEPGKPWKMKSIEDDPSITPGSVVRSPLSLATIKDPDAIFSLSSKTSPPSQQPTNPDISIPSLSNSTWTFNPPVTTPSVFTSSKNTWGESAPPPTAVTSELWGAPMSKVRGPPPGLSSKATGNASNGWAGLGTVGRSSSSWGLQSSSNAAWVSTWLLLKNLTPQIDGSTLKTLCMQHGPVQDFRLYLNHGIALTKYSSRDEAIKAQSALNNCVLGNTTIFAEYPNESEVHSLLQQLSHGTQQQTGATGGAGWSLRPSNKTGPPPDTWGGSSSQLWGAPPSSNSLWSNAGIDSNDQQRATPSSLNSYLPGDLLGGVLASGGP comes from the exons ATGTTTCCACACAATTCTAGTTCACATGAGATTTCTACAGAAACAAATGCCTTCGTACAAAATTCCATG GGGGATGTAGTAGTATTAGGGAAAAACAGTCCGATAGGGGTGGGGAAGGGAAAAGAATCAGAGAATGCTAGGTACTGTGATATCGAATTCATAAACAACAACATGATGGTAAAACCTATTAACCATCTTGAAAATACCGTCGCCAATGACTTTTTAACCGTCCTGTCGAGCCAAACTG GCAAGCCCATCTTGACCAGTCGAGGCCCGATCTGCCAGTCACTGGCGTCGTCAACCACAAAACACCCAACAAAAAATCACCTTCTAACTTACgatgatgatgataataataatattaataatattaataataataacgataataataatcctaCAGTAAATAACCGCTCAAGGCGAGCAAAACATAATCATCAAGACGATCGAAGAGTAACAGTTGATTCAGCGACAAAAAGAAAATCGGGCGAGCCCGGCGATCAGACGTCGGGCAGCTCTGCCAATAACTCTAAGTCTATGTCTAAGACATTAAGTGATAATAAGACTAGCTTTAGCGTACTAACCATTAGGGTACTAAATGTAAGCGTAAATTTACGGTTAACAGGGGATAAGTGCGCAATCGGTGATGGGGTACCTAGCCTAGTTAGGATACCCAAGTCTGATCGCCCCTCATCAGGCCACTTCTCTCTCGACTCTCTTGACAATTACTCCTTACTAGGGTCCTGCCTTCACTCGggcaaatacaataacaataagtCTAATTCTAGCCTCCtaagtaataataacgataactaCAAGTCTGTGATATTGCTCAGCTCAACCAGTAACCATTATTTCCTCCTCGTCGAAATGGACGGTGGTGCGATCTATGCAATGAGACTAGGACCTTATTTGGGCCCATTCGGATTCTTCATGAACTCTTTCGACGATTTATCGTCACAGTGTCTCCACGAATCACAGGACGAACACTTTATAATAAAAACATCCTCAACAGATCAGATTGTTCAAAGCAGATATTCTTTGATTGAATTTATCTGTAAGATGATGAAGATCTCAGAGGGATTCTTATCAAACCACTTCACAAGTGATCGCTACTGGATTGGAATGAATTCTGACTCCAAAGAAGCATCAGAGGACAAATTGTTTAACAAAACTCAGGATGTGAAGTTTTCCTATATTCATTTCAAGTTATTGCAAGTTTTAATCAAATTTGTATCACGTAATTCAACATCCGAGAAGATTAATTTAACTGAAAATAGTCTGCAACTTATGAAGCCCTCGCGAGGAGCTGAAAGGAGCCTGGAAGCTGTTCAAAACATTGCTTTAATTGAGATTCGCTGGTCTTTATGCATTACTTTATCAGTCAACGCTTCGTCACTGATTTTCATGAAGATAAACAGTAAGATCAAAGAGATGCTAAAGAGTGTTACGTTGGATATATTGTTTATAGACAATGGTACTGCTGTGACAAGCTATAGGCGAGTTATGGCAAGTGACGAACTCTACAAAAGTGATAGATCGTCGAATGGAGAATCGGATTTGACCGAGGATGGGGAAAAAGTAGccaccagttcttccattacGCTTATCGTTCCCGGAAACGAGCTAACTGACCAGCCTCCGCGACCTCTCCCATCGAGAAACGCGCCGAAACGCGCACAATCCTCTCCTCCGTGGCTCGATCTGGTCGCGAGCGAGCTGACGCAACGCGCATGTGTTCCACTCTCGTTAGATTGTAAGCTTTACGTGGTTAAACTTAGCTGTAAGGCGATCCGCGGTTGTAGTATTACGTGGAAGGGGATACCGAGCCACGAGACTAACTATAAAAGGGCACATCTCAATGTCCAGTCTTTGGATATTTTTTCGAATACGGAGAAAATATTGGCCTTAGAAATATACGATTTTACGATACCCAAGAAGCGAAATTTAGAGACAATTCTCTCAGAGTACTTTGAGAGGAATCTACTCTTCAGTCAGAGGATGGTTTCTTCTTTCTTGGCTGCTACCGCAAGGACATGTATCTGGATCTCCAAGGAAGAAAGTTCACTCAACCGATTCTGGGAGATGCTCGAAGATATGAATATTGGGAATGGGGTTCCAGATGAGCAAGATTTGGGAGTTTCCCTCACGGTGGCTCCAAGGGAACTCGACAACGGTGGTTTCCCCGCCGTTGGAGATCTTGCGCAGAGAGTCTCAAGAGTCTTTAGAACAATTTATTCGGAGCTTCTGACCTCGGAGAATGGAAGCTTGAATTGGCTCATAAGAACAATGATTTCGGAAGGAAAGACGGCGGAGATGTTGTCCTGGGGAATGACCGGTATTAGCGACGTGGCAACAATTACTGTTGGTGCTCTTTCATTTCAGGATACTGTTAAGTCTAACGAGCCATCGGGCGCTTATTTCGCGAGCTATAGGTATTCGGGGCCCCGTGGGCCCGAATTTGTTAAGTCTCTTTCTAAGTCTACTATAGGGGATAGGTTTAGGGCTAAGGGGGAGAACCGAGCCGAGTTCGCTCTCTACATTCCTACTATGACTACCTGCAAGCCTACGATGACGCTTACACGCCAATCTGCATCCCGATTAATCGGTGTACCTGGATCTCGGCCGAACTACTTCAAGACATGGCCCGACCAACTGCACACTCCTCACGATTTTTATGACGGTCTGCCGAACTTTTTAATGAGATGTTATGAGGAAAACGAAGGTGACCTTTCGACACGTTTCGGTTCTAACGAACGAATTATACTCCGAAATACGAGAGCGATCAAATCTCAAGCGATGGTTCATTCGACCAGTAATCAGTATCACGAATCGAGAACCCTTTGTTTATGCCGATTGGAGAGAAACGATTCTCGAGAGGACCTTTCTAGTTTAATTAAACGAGTGAAACTAGAATATCAAATTCTTTTGACAAATTCTCTAAAAAGTCTCTGTGATTTATATCGAGTTAAAGAGATATACAAAGTACGCCATACTATAAATTTTACTCCGTTTACACTGGAGGATTCAGTACTTCGAACTGCCCAAACTGACGATGAAGAACATGTATCTCTTCCATATTTGAAGACGGATGCTGCTGGAGGTCTTCACGATTTCAATCACTCTGACGGGTGCGAAACCCATATTCATACAAACGATAATACAGAATTTCCAGAAGTAACAACTCCATCAGCTGAATTGAAAGACTACTCTACGAAAAGTCCTATTGACCTGAAATTGGAGAACCAAGAAGCTACTTTAAAGAACGCAAATAGAGTTCATCTTATTGATCTTGCTAGAAGTCTCATAGCAGCGTCTATGGGAATTTCTACGGCTACTGTGCAATTTAATAAAAGTTATCTCAAACGTGTACTAAACGTCCTTTTTGGGCCAGCGTGTAACTTAGACGATCCCAACTTAGGGTACAAGCAAAGATGGGGAATACCCAGTATTCTTAGATTAGCTGGCGGAGGTGAGAGTTCATTGAACAGTGGTGGAGCTGCAAATTGGGGTTCCGCACAAGCCAGCACTacaaataacaacaacaataatcagTCTGCGTGGGGTGGAGGTTCAGGGAACTCTTCTGGCAACAGTGGTGCGCCAGGAAATTGGACTGGGAACAATGTTAACAGATCTGTGGCTGGAAATCCAAATTCGAATCAGTCACAAGGACCTCTTGGTGGGCAAAATGTACCAG GTAACGTGAATAAGATGAATACTCCAAATCAACAATCAAATCAGCAAGCCGGTCCACCGACTTCTCAGTCAAGCAGCACGACTCAGAGTGGTCAGAATAATAATCAGTGGCCGCAAGGGAAATCGAACAATCCTGGAGGGCCTGGCCAAAACCCTTCagtccagaataataataataataatacgacgcaacagcagcagcagcaacagcaacaacaacaacagcagtcGAActctagtagcaataataatcagtcGAATAATCAAGCTCAGGGATCCATTAACAGTACTAATACATCTGCTAGCAATAATCCTTCAACAAAACAGCAATTGGAGCAATTGAACTCGATGAGAGAAGCACTTTTCAGCCAGGATGGTTGGGGCCGT CAACACGTAAACCAAGATACAAATTGGGATATTTCGACGTCGCCAGAACCTAGTGTGACTAAGGATGGAGGCCCAGTGTGGAAGCCACCAGTGAATAATGGTACAGATCTATGGGAAGCTAATATTAGGAATGGTGGGCAACCACCGCCTCAGCAACAACCCAAAACACCTTGGGGCCACACTCCAGCGACGAATATTGGTGGAACTTGGGGAGAAGATGATGATGCTGCCGATTCATCAAACATGTGGACCGGTGCTCCCACGTCTTCTCAACCGAACAGTGCTGCTGGACAGTGGACAACTGGTACCAGCAATCAAGCTGGAATGTGGGgag GATCCAACTGGGCTGACCCAAGAATCGACCATCGAGACCCACGAGATATTCATTCGGTTGATCCCAGAGAGATGAGGGATCCCCGCGACCACAGAATGTCCTTGGATCCTCGAGAACACATTCGTGTGATGGATCCGATGGCTAGGGATCCCAGAATGACAGACATGCGTGGAGATCCTCGTGGAATTTCAGGAAGATTGAACGGCGCTAACGCGGATGCTATGTGGGGTCAGCCACCAGGTCCTCCGCATCATCAAATGGCACACCAACATCCCTCAGGTCCTCCTGCGAAGATGTTGAACCCTTCGAGTATTAACCAGTGGGCTGCTCCGCCGCCGAAGGACATAATGCCAGGGAAACCATCAGGTTGGGAAGAACCTTCTCCACCTACACAAAGAAgaaatgtaccgaactatgacgATGGCACCAGTTTATGGGGCAATCCTGCGTCTAATCATAGAACCATGCCTGGGAGCAAAGTGACTCAGTGGACAGATCCGACAAAGAATTTGGGAAGAGGAG GAATGCAGTGTCCTCCTGGAATGCCACAGAACAGAATGCCAGGTCAACCAGGCATGAAGCCAGACGTTAGTGGGCCAATGTGGGGTCACCCTGGTGCTCCTGGAGGGCGTAATGGCAGCTGGACAGAAGGACCGCAGGACACAGGCTCATGGGATGATCCTAAAACACCTAGTACTTGGAACGAAGCTCAATTGAATCCTGGTACTTGGGGTGGACCTAGCACGCACAAACCCAAACCAATGGGACCTGCTGGAAGCTGGGCTGATACTGATATGGATCCTTCTCCCAGCTGGGGTCATCCTACTAAACCTACTCTTACTAAAGAGGTTATCTGGAACAGCAGAGAGTTCAGATACCTTTGCGATTTAGGATTTAAA AAGGATGATGTTGAATTGGCACTAAGGAATCGTGAAATGAATAGAGAAGAAGCTCTGGAACTTCTGAGTCAGTTACGACCTCTGGAACAGTGGAGAAGACATGATGCAAACTCTACTTATGATCCAGCTAATCAAGCTTCTACTGCGCCAGCTTATCCTAGATTCAATCACGTTGCACAGCAAATGTCTTTCCCTCCA AGTGCTGGCGTACCAAGTGGAAACACAACTAGCAGTGTTGGAGGATCGGTTGCCAGTGCAAGCCTACTGAAATTACAACAACAGCAACAAGCTGCGGTTCCTTTACAGCAACAACCTGGAAGCAATGCACCTCAGCCGCCTTTCAATCAG GCATCCAGAGCTCCTCAAAATCAGCCAAGTACTCAGCAACTGCGTATGCTAGTACAACAAATTCAGTTAGCCGTCCAGGAGGGATACTTGAATCATCAAATTCTAAATCAGCCACTTGCGCCACAGACTTTAATACTTTTGAATCAACTACTGCAACAAATCAAAGTGCTTCAGCAACTCCACCAGCAACACTCAGTGCAAAGTACGATGAAGGGTAATGGCCAGTCGGTTCTCCAGATCAGCGTACAAATCACAAAGACGAAGCAGCAGATAGCAAACCTACAAAACCAAATCGCTGTGCAACAAGCTACTTACAtgaagcagcagcagcagcagcaacagcaacaacagcagcagcaacaacaacaacagcaacaatCACATCCTGCTCCACCATCTCAAAGCTCTGAATACTATAAGAGTTCTGTGCATGATCCCATGTCAGCATTACAAAACAGTTTCACTGATTTGACGATGAACAAGGAGCCTCCTATC AGTCAACAACAGTCAAGACTGAACCAGTGGAAATTACCTTCATTGGACAAGGATGGAGAGTTAGCTCCAAATGAGTTTTCAAGAGCACCAGGAACAACCAGTAAGCCAGCAGCTACATCGGCTGGTTTGACACAGTCACACAGTAGTCCTAACATGAATCCTTTGTTGGGTCAAGGAGATGGTACATGGTCCACGCGACTTGGAGAGAGTGGATGGCCAGATCCAGGTAATACGGATTCTACTGACGGAAAGGATTGGCAGCCGACTGGTGCAGCTGCTTTCACAGACCTCGTGCCTGAATTTGAACCTGGCAAGCCATGGAAG ATGAAGAGCATCGAGGATGATCCAAGCATTACACCAGGATCAGTGGTGCGTTCACCACTGTCCTTAGCAACAATCAAAGATCCAGATGCCATTTTTTCATTAAGTAGTAAAACCTCACCGCCATCGCAGCAACCTACTAATCCAGATATCTCGATACCAAGTTTAAGCAACTCTACGTGGACTTTTAATCCACCTGTTACTACTCCTAGTGTATTCACCAG TTCGAAGAACACTTGGGGCGAGTCTGCGCCACCACCCACAGCGGTGACCTCAGAACTTTGGGGAGCTCCAATGAGTAAAGTTCGTGGTCCACCTCCAGGTCTAAGTAGCAAAGCAACAGGAAACGCTAGCAATGGCTGGGCAGGTCTTGGCACCGTTGGTAGATCCTCCAGTTCTTGGGGTCTTCAATCGAGCTCAAACGCTGCCTGGGTTTCCACTTGGTTATTGCTCAAGAATCTTACACCTCAGATTGATGGATCGACACTGAAAACTCTTTGCATGCAGCATGGCCCTGTTCAAGACTTTCGGCTGTACCTTAATCATGGAATTGCATTAACCAAGTATTCATCGAGAGACGAGGCTATTAAG GCACAAAGTGCTCTGAACaattgcgttctgggcaacacaaCAATCTTCGCCGAGTACCCCAACGAGAGCGAGGTGCACTCTCTGCTGCAACAACTAAGTCACGGAACTCAACAGCAAACTGGTGCGACTGGAGGAGCAGGTTGGAGCTTACGACCTTCGAACAAAACTGGTCCACCCCCTGACACATGGGGCGGCAGCTCCAGCCAACTATGGGGCGCGCCACCGAGCAGTAAttctctgtggagcaacgcaggaaTCGACAGCAACGACCAGCAACGTGCCACCCCCAGCTCCCTGAACTCGTACTTACCCGGAGACCTTCTGGGAG ggGTTTTGGCTAGTGGAGGCCCTTGA